GCCCGATGCGCGCCGCCGCGACCTTCGCCCAGGCACTGATTGACCAGAATTTGCTCGACGCCGTCCGTCGGGTAGAAATCCGCCTTTACGGCTCCCTTTCCGCCACCGGCGTCGGCCACGCGACCGACCGCGCCTGCGTGATGGGCCTGATGGGCGAATGGCCGGACAGCATCGATCCGACCACCATCGACAGCCGAATCCAGACTTTGCGCGAAACCGGCGAACTGACTCTGGCCGGCAACAAGACCATTGCCTTCACCTGGCAACGCGATCTCCTGCTGCTCGATGAGAGTCTGCCCTACCACCCCAACGCCATGTCGCTGACAGCCTTCGGCGAAACCGGTGAGCTGTCGGAGCAAACGTACTACTCGATCGGCGGCGGTTTCATCATCGAAGCGGCGGAAGCCGAGTCCGGCATTGCGCCGGCCAGCGATGTGGTGCTGCCCTACGATTTCTCCAGCGCCGCCGAATTGCTCAAGCTCTGCAACCAGCACGGCTTGCGGGTTTCCGAGTTGATGATGGCCAACGAACTGGCCTGGCGCAGCGAAGCCGAAATCCGTCAGGGCTTGCTGCACATCTGGTCGGTGATGCGTGAGTGCGTCGAGCAAGGCATGCGTCACGAAGGCATCCTGCCCGGTGGTCTGAATGTTCCGCGCCGCGCGGCGAAACTGCACCGCAGCCTGCTGGAAATCGGCAAACCGAATGTCATCACCTCCACGCTGTCGGCCATGGAGTGGGTGAACCTGTTCGCCCTCGCCGTGAACGAAGAAAACGCGGCGGGCGGGCGCATGGTCACGGCACCGACCAACGGCGCAGCAGGGATCATTCCGGCAGTGTTGCACTACTACATGAAATTCAACCCGGACGCGTCGGACGATGACGTGGTCGCCTTCTTTTTGGCCGCGGCGGCCGTAGGCATTCTCTGCAAGAAAAACGCGTCGATCTCCGGTGCCGAAGTCGGCTGCCAGGGTGAAGTCGGTTCCGCCTGCGCCATGGCCGCCGCCGGCCTGGCCGACGTGCTCGGCGCCACGCCCGAGCAACT
This region of Pseudomonas mandelii genomic DNA includes:
- a CDS encoding L-serine ammonia-lyase, which encodes MAISVFDLFKVGIGPSSSHTVGPMRAAATFAQALIDQNLLDAVRRVEIRLYGSLSATGVGHATDRACVMGLMGEWPDSIDPTTIDSRIQTLRETGELTLAGNKTIAFTWQRDLLLLDESLPYHPNAMSLTAFGETGELSEQTYYSIGGGFIIEAAEAESGIAPASDVVLPYDFSSAAELLKLCNQHGLRVSELMMANELAWRSEAEIRQGLLHIWSVMRECVEQGMRHEGILPGGLNVPRRAAKLHRSLLEIGKPNVITSTLSAMEWVNLFALAVNEENAAGGRMVTAPTNGAAGIIPAVLHYYMKFNPDASDDDVVAFFLAAAAVGILCKKNASISGAEVGCQGEVGSACAMAAAGLADVLGATPEQLENAAEIGLEHNLGLTCDPVGGLVQVPCIERNAIAAVKAINATQMALRGDGKHFISLDRVIRTMRDTGADMHDKYKETSRGGLAVSWVEC